One genomic region from Dehalobacter restrictus DSM 9455 encodes:
- a CDS encoding sugar transferase: MDRTNRLAYANIVQILIDVIFLFLTYNLAYFIAGRVTNLRVITEYLWIIIVFIPLWIATMNFRGMYDKTTFYYPDRVLRNVFLATLFSGIILAAIFFFIKETSTSRIFIGCFLLLCLIVMLLDRFFISPLIGKSKYNEQNRMILVCSPETYELFNKYLNKTHIRYNIIGVVSFDDRTIDHNIQSLGKIDKNTFEDILKKQMVDLIVFALPNEYTQEVEPYISTCLSMGITVQSILNYNLKFARVHSSMLGPMPLLTFHTVTLNPVSKAIKRIMDILGAIVGIILTLIIAIYIVPAIKMDSSGPILFKQKRVGRYGRIFYCYKFRTMCVDAEEKKKELRDKNEYQNGLFFKIKEDPRITKVGAFLRKTSLDELPQFFNVLKGDMSLVGTRPPTLDEVAQYDTEHWRRISIKPGITGNWQINGRSSITDFEQIVALDTQYIDKWSIWLDISILFKTVLLVIRRESAY, from the coding sequence ATGGATAGGACTAACAGACTCGCATATGCAAATATCGTTCAAATTCTTATTGATGTAATTTTTTTATTCTTAACGTACAATTTGGCTTATTTTATTGCAGGAAGAGTCACTAATTTGCGTGTAATAACTGAGTATTTGTGGATTATTATTGTATTTATTCCTCTATGGATTGCTACTATGAACTTTCGCGGTATGTATGACAAAACAACCTTTTATTATCCAGACCGTGTTCTGCGAAATGTTTTTTTAGCGACTCTCTTTTCGGGAATAATCTTAGCCGCAATATTTTTCTTTATAAAAGAAACAAGCACAAGCAGAATATTTATTGGATGTTTTCTTCTGCTGTGTCTGATAGTTATGCTTTTGGATAGATTTTTTATTAGTCCACTAATTGGAAAAAGTAAATATAATGAACAAAACAGAATGATTTTAGTTTGTTCACCTGAAACCTATGAATTGTTTAATAAGTACCTCAATAAAACCCATATACGTTATAATATTATCGGTGTCGTATCATTTGATGATAGAACCATTGATCATAATATTCAATCGTTGGGGAAAATTGATAAAAATACTTTTGAAGATATACTCAAAAAGCAAATGGTTGATTTAATCGTTTTTGCACTGCCTAATGAATACACTCAAGAAGTAGAACCTTATATATCTACATGTCTAAGCATGGGAATTACGGTTCAAAGTATTCTTAATTACAATTTAAAATTTGCCAGAGTACATAGCTCAATGCTGGGGCCAATGCCATTGCTTACTTTCCATACGGTGACTTTAAATCCTGTTTCCAAAGCGATAAAGCGCATTATGGATATCTTGGGTGCGATCGTAGGTATCATTCTGACACTGATAATTGCTATTTATATAGTACCTGCGATAAAAATGGATTCATCAGGTCCAATTCTGTTTAAACAAAAAAGAGTTGGACGCTATGGTCGGATATTTTATTGTTATAAGTTTAGAACAATGTGTGTGGATGCTGAGGAGAAGAAGAAAGAGCTTCGGGATAAAAATGAATATCAAAACGGACTGTTTTTTAAGATTAAAGAAGATCCCAGGATTACCAAGGTTGGTGCATTTTTGCGCAAGACGAGCTTGGATGAATTACCACAGTTCTTTAATGTTCTTAAGGGGGACATGAGTCTCGTAGGGACTAGACCTCCGACTTTGGATGAGGTCGCTCAATATGATACAGAGCACTGGCGCCGAATAAGTATAAAGCCTGGAATTACTGGGAATTGGCAGATAAATGGCCGAAGTAGTATCACAGATTTTGAACAAATCGTCGCGCTGGATACCCAGTATATTGATAAATGGTCTATATGGCTGGATATATCAATACTTTTTAAAACAGTATTGCTTGTTATTCGGAGAGAGTCTGCGTATTAA
- a CDS encoding S24/S26 family peptidase, with the protein MPEKTINRNFIPAIVWSNALLPILAEGHLLRLPIEGLSMYPLLVGRRDEVLLADVTGKKLRRGDIVLYVRQDGTHVLHRIHHVNLNNYYMFGDAQTWIEGPINQDNVLGVAISVIRKGKTIECNSFGYRFISQIWMVMRPARPLILKIIDRIPIIVKILNIILRPIHSK; encoded by the coding sequence ATGCCTGAAAAAACAATAAACCGAAATTTTATTCCGGCTATTGTATGGTCAAATGCGTTGCTGCCTATTTTAGCTGAAGGGCATCTGCTGAGATTGCCTATTGAAGGGTTAAGTATGTATCCTTTGCTTGTAGGGAGAAGGGACGAAGTGCTTCTGGCGGATGTCACAGGTAAGAAACTTCGACGAGGTGATATTGTCCTATATGTCCGACAAGATGGGACCCATGTCTTGCATCGGATCCATCATGTTAACCTAAATAATTACTATATGTTTGGTGATGCTCAGACATGGATTGAAGGTCCAATAAATCAAGATAATGTTCTGGGAGTTGCTATTTCAGTGATCAGAAAGGGAAAAACAATTGAATGCAATTCGTTTGGATATCGGTTTATATCCCAGATATGGATGGTAATGCGTCCTGCTAGACCCTTGATCCTAAAAATCATTGATCGTATACCGATTATTGTTAAAATATTGAATATTATCCTGCGTCCAATTCATTCAAAATAA
- a CDS encoding radical SAM protein — MENNNNEIARKWESSEMTLAGYAAQRHVPLGGTFELTARCNLKCKMCYIRLDKAQIDLIGREKTADEWITLGKEAIQAGTLNLLITGGEPLLRPDFAEIYSALTMMGFIITLNTNATLINSEILKLFKKYPPTATNVTLYGATPETYQSICGNREAFYNTISGLEMLADIPTVLEVRTTFIKDNRHELNALRKIANRYTRRFAINTKVNKAVRGACSDAENCRLTPAQLFDLAEENGEYYRSLNSETEFALEKNMDTDNYIHALEHSHLPPQILTCLAAKSMYWITWDGKMLPCGSFTSPYTLPFKEGFQSAWDRLPTLFEKIKLPQECMKCEYVNGQCSNCPAILQSESGSFYKISSYICEIAQERSKRRKKLK, encoded by the coding sequence ATGGAGAATAATAATAACGAGATTGCCCGGAAGTGGGAAAGCTCGGAAATGACCCTGGCAGGATATGCTGCCCAAAGACATGTACCTTTGGGTGGGACTTTTGAATTAACGGCTCGATGTAATCTAAAGTGTAAAATGTGCTATATACGCTTGGATAAAGCGCAGATAGATCTTATCGGCAGGGAAAAGACCGCTGATGAGTGGATTACCCTTGGAAAAGAAGCCATTCAAGCTGGAACACTAAACCTATTGATTACCGGCGGGGAACCACTATTGCGCCCTGATTTTGCAGAGATATATTCAGCGTTGACCATGATGGGATTTATTATTACGTTAAATACCAATGCAACACTTATCAATAGTGAAATACTTAAACTTTTTAAGAAATATCCACCTACTGCGACAAATGTAACATTGTACGGGGCTACTCCCGAAACATATCAGTCTATTTGCGGCAACCGGGAAGCATTTTACAATACAATAAGCGGTCTGGAAATGTTAGCAGATATCCCAACGGTTCTCGAAGTTCGTACAACTTTTATTAAGGACAATCGGCATGAATTAAATGCCCTTCGTAAGATAGCTAACCGTTACACCAGACGCTTTGCTATTAATACAAAAGTGAATAAGGCTGTGCGTGGAGCTTGTTCCGATGCAGAAAACTGCAGACTAACACCAGCTCAGTTATTTGATTTAGCTGAAGAGAACGGGGAATATTATCGATCTCTAAATAGTGAAACAGAATTTGCTTTGGAAAAAAATATGGATACTGATAATTATATTCATGCACTAGAGCATTCTCATCTTCCTCCTCAAATTCTTACTTGTCTTGCAGCAAAATCAATGTACTGGATTACCTGGGATGGGAAAATGCTTCCATGTGGTTCGTTCACCAGTCCTTACACATTACCTTTTAAAGAGGGGTTTCAATCTGCTTGGGACCGGTTGCCAACTTTGTTTGAGAAGATAAAACTCCCACAGGAATGTATGAAGTGTGAATATGTAAATGGACAATGCTCCAACTGTCCAGCAATTCTTCAATCAGAGTCAGGTTCTTTTTACAAAATTTCATCATACATTTGTGAAATTGCACAAGAGCGGTCGAAACGACGTAAAAAATTAAAATAG
- a CDS encoding PqqD family protein, whose product MKIKEGYLVREIADCYIVVPVGERVIEFKGIMTLNDTGNFIWRCLTEDISYNQLLTSILDEYEIDEVTAKADLDDFIQSARESGVLEE is encoded by the coding sequence ATGAAAATCAAAGAAGGGTATTTGGTCAGAGAAATTGCCGATTGTTATATTGTCGTTCCAGTCGGGGAACGTGTTATTGAATTCAAGGGGATTATGACGCTTAACGATACAGGGAATTTTATTTGGCGGTGTCTGACCGAAGATATATCTTACAATCAATTGTTGACTTCTATTTTGGATGAATATGAAATCGATGAGGTCACAGCCAAAGCGGACCTGGATGATTTTATTCAGAGTGCCCGTGAAAGCGGAGTGCTGGAGGAATAA
- a CDS encoding DUF4352 domain-containing protein has protein sequence MKKLTGLLLIIGMFFIAGCANIPSPESTVTSFIEAGKKFDLPQMASIVDPTDSNSKTKILDLMRDGEDGKSQSQKYFLDYFQENAAKITYTVKEPKIENDQATLTVDIKYMNGEPLLKAVLQDVFTEAFTSAITGSEIKDEEIEQMLMSAMQKHKATIQESYVEKSINVQLIKVNRHWYISQPSDELLDVFLSNFILVTKELNKNINSSSDGAGQGTNSFMEQAKKENLTIIPKAVGDEIILTSIKLRVNHVEEKQTISSKYSYDRAAKDGAKFVIINADVTNMTNKAFTFPPDLIVVDHKNREYKTYADSTNTIDNYLDYRELSPGITENGNWVYELPADAESYKLYVKKSGTRELYEILLK, from the coding sequence ATGAAAAAACTAACAGGCCTCTTATTAATCATCGGAATGTTTTTTATTGCCGGTTGTGCCAATATTCCCAGCCCGGAATCAACGGTAACCTCCTTTATTGAGGCCGGCAAGAAGTTTGACTTACCCCAAATGGCTTCGATAGTGGATCCAACAGACTCAAACAGTAAAACAAAAATTTTAGATCTCATGAGGGATGGCGAAGACGGTAAAAGCCAGTCTCAAAAATATTTTTTGGACTATTTCCAAGAAAACGCGGCGAAAATTACATACACTGTAAAGGAGCCGAAAATAGAAAATGATCAAGCTACCCTCACTGTTGATATAAAGTATATGAACGGCGAACCCCTTCTTAAGGCAGTGCTGCAGGATGTATTTACTGAAGCTTTTACTTCAGCCATCACAGGTTCTGAGATAAAGGACGAAGAAATAGAACAAATGCTGATGTCTGCCATGCAAAAACACAAGGCGACTATTCAAGAATCTTATGTGGAAAAATCTATCAATGTTCAATTAATCAAAGTTAATCGCCACTGGTATATCTCCCAACCAAGTGATGAGCTCTTAGATGTTTTTCTGTCTAATTTCATTTTGGTTACCAAGGAATTAAACAAGAATATCAATTCATCTTCTGATGGTGCCGGTCAGGGAACAAACAGCTTCATGGAACAAGCTAAAAAAGAGAACTTGACTATTATCCCCAAAGCTGTTGGCGATGAAATCATCCTTACCTCGATTAAACTCAGAGTGAATCATGTAGAAGAAAAACAAACAATCAGCTCAAAATATAGTTATGACAGAGCCGCCAAAGATGGCGCGAAGTTCGTGATCATTAATGCCGACGTCACCAACATGACTAACAAAGCATTCACCTTTCCGCCTGATTTAATCGTGGTCGATCATAAAAACCGCGAGTATAAGACCTATGCCGACAGCACGAATACCATTGACAATTATCTGGATTACCGGGAACTTTCTCCGGGCATCACAGAAAATGGGAATTGGGTATACGAATTGCCAGCAGACGCTGAAAGTTATAAGCTTTACGTTAAAAAATCAGGAACCAGAGAGCTTTATGAGATTTTATTGAAATAA
- a CDS encoding HepT-like ribonuclease domain-containing protein: MKHRDIQLLKKIISECKDVIRYTNEIGEKGFLKSDIFQKATAMSLLNIGEHANALTRELWTEYKDIQWRKIIDLRNIVAHGYGELRMELIWNLSQKEIPDLMRQLEDLLNRFE; the protein is encoded by the coding sequence ATGAAGCATAGGGATATTCAACTACTGAAAAAAATCATATCCGAATGCAAAGATGTTATACGGTATACAAATGAAATCGGTGAAAAAGGGTTTCTCAAAAGCGATATTTTCCAGAAGGCAACGGCAATGTCGCTTCTTAATATAGGTGAGCATGCTAATGCCCTGACAAGAGAGTTGTGGACGGAGTACAAGGATATTCAGTGGAGAAAGATTATTGATCTTAGAAACATCGTAGCACATGGATATGGTGAATTAAGAATGGAGCTTATTTGGAATTTATCGCAAAAAGAAATTCCGGATTTAATGAGACAGCTTGAAGATCTGCTGAATAGATTTGAATAA
- a CDS encoding nucleotidyltransferase family protein: MTITDIKEVVSQVASAYPVLYIDLFGSYANDEATDDSDVDLLVYFDEKVASLFDVSGLKLDIQDILNTKVDVVAGPLKENSYITIDKKVRIYEA, encoded by the coding sequence GTGACTATTACAGATATAAAAGAGGTAGTTAGTCAGGTTGCATCTGCATATCCGGTACTTTATATTGATTTATTTGGCTCATATGCAAATGATGAGGCTACAGACGATTCGGACGTAGACCTGCTTGTATACTTTGATGAAAAAGTTGCAAGTTTATTTGATGTGTCAGGACTTAAGCTCGATATTCAGGATATATTGAACACCAAAGTGGATGTAGTTGCCGGACCTCTTAAAGAGAATAGCTACATCACTATTGACAAAAAGGTAAGAATCTATGAAGCATAG
- a CDS encoding DUF3102 domain-containing protein — protein MSHLIDMNDVMIERTPHLIAAEINLIKYQTNHIVLTNTIEIGRRLTEAKKLIPYGGWGKWLKESVNYSQSTAEKMMRLYQAYGDKQPLAQSAGEQSQEIPNLSYTQAYILLGVPEEERKAFIAEIDIVDMSTRELQKAVDERTQAEQEKNKALEQKAELRQALDDEKEKNERLTKANTNLSKNAQALYNANIELEKKSGKQQNELDSLKKSTSYGFVDRLRKDLDSASVKVKSNKIAFLYENLERTIKELKWELEQIGADDPDTFVAYKNNVYESLIQWTRDTLWNKNY, from the coding sequence ATGAGCCATTTGATAGACATGAACGATGTGATGATAGAACGTACGCCGCATTTAATCGCGGCTGAGATTAACCTGATCAAATACCAGACCAATCATATCGTGCTTACCAATACCATCGAGATTGGGCGGCGGCTGACGGAGGCCAAGAAGCTGATCCCCTATGGGGGATGGGGCAAATGGCTGAAGGAGTCGGTCAACTACTCCCAGAGCACGGCCGAAAAAATGATGCGTCTCTACCAAGCTTACGGCGACAAGCAGCCCCTTGCCCAGAGCGCCGGCGAACAATCGCAGGAAATTCCGAATCTAAGCTATACGCAGGCATACATCCTCTTAGGCGTCCCGGAGGAGGAACGGAAAGCGTTCATCGCAGAAATTGATATCGTAGACATGTCTACCCGTGAATTGCAAAAGGCGGTTGATGAACGGACCCAGGCAGAGCAGGAAAAGAATAAGGCCTTGGAGCAGAAAGCGGAACTCCGGCAAGCCCTGGATGACGAAAAGGAGAAGAACGAACGGCTGACCAAGGCGAACACCAATCTGAGCAAGAATGCGCAAGCGTTGTATAATGCCAATATCGAGCTCGAGAAAAAGAGCGGTAAGCAGCAGAATGAGCTGGATTCGCTCAAAAAAAGCACATCTTACGGCTTCGTCGACCGGCTGAGAAAGGACCTCGACAGCGCTTCTGTCAAGGTGAAGTCCAATAAAATCGCTTTTCTTTACGAGAACCTGGAAAGAACCATTAAGGAACTGAAGTGGGAGCTGGAGCAGATCGGTGCGGACGATCCGGATACCTTTGTCGCTTATAAGAACAATGTCTATGAGTCTCTGATTCAGTGGACGAGGGATACGTTGTGGAATAAAAATTATTAA
- a CDS encoding DUF1659 domain-containing protein, which translates to MAAIAVSLNSILAARYQTGGTTPAGDPEIKKKSINYVKPDAAVQDLFDVITALYGLSQNPVSNVLLQKNYELIDEE; encoded by the coding sequence ATGGCAGCGATAGCGGTCTCTCTAAATTCGATACTTGCTGCGCGCTACCAGACCGGGGGGACTACACCCGCCGGCGACCCGGAGATCAAAAAGAAAAGCATCAATTATGTGAAGCCTGATGCCGCGGTGCAGGACCTCTTCGATGTGATAACAGCCTTATACGGTCTGAGCCAGAATCCGGTATCGAATGTGCTGCTGCAGAAGAATTACGAATTGATTGACGAAGAATAA
- a CDS encoding DUF2922 domain-containing protein, whose product MAIVNNKFVRLTFLTAGGKTFAITVPNPRADMTKAEAEAVMDMIIARNIFNTPSGELSLKRDIRAFDNTTNDLFDPVV is encoded by the coding sequence ATGGCTATTGTAAACAATAAATTTGTCAGATTAACCTTCCTGACCGCCGGTGGTAAAACGTTTGCCATCACGGTGCCCAATCCAAGGGCAGATATGACCAAGGCTGAGGCTGAGGCCGTGATGGATATGATCATTGCCCGCAATATTTTTAATACGCCCAGCGGTGAGCTTAGCTTAAAGCGAGATATCAGGGCGTTTGATAACACCACCAACGATCTTTTCGATCCGGTGGTTTAA
- a CDS encoding HD-GYP domain-containing protein: MKPDQEWLKTTLESISDAVILTDIEGNIRLLSQKAELLTGWTSEEALHKPLTEVFQLLNADTHEVLGGSMLSVLKTGKNVVFDKNAVLLSKTGEKRPVKSKSKPVKDKDNCIQGIVLVFKELARKNKKLAKAEFLSFHDPLTGLYNRKFFEEEFKRLNTERNLPISLAIIDIDYLDEVKKSFGNAEGDNLIKRVAEIIKQECRVDDIVARVSENEFMILLPKTNSKQADILVNRINDLVDKEKLGALNLPLSFGCEPTKKKENEIALIYKEAAEKTPPLKSTAKNLPTNVLIEIIMETLYHKNDMEEKESAQVSKFCAEIGQTLELSEKNIENLEMFGLIRNIGKVSLDSRILHKPDKLTDSEMAEIKRHPELGHEILSTMNEYAHLSDYVLAHHERWDGKGYPKGLKGEEIPLEARIVAIADAYNAMTSSRPYRKALDEETAAEEILKNAGTQFDPHLAKVFVEKVLGKEHIK; the protein is encoded by the coding sequence ATGAAACCAGATCAGGAATGGTTAAAAACGACGTTAGAATCGATCAGTGACGCTGTTATCTTGACGGATATTGAAGGCAATATACGATTATTAAGCCAGAAGGCCGAATTGCTTACCGGCTGGACGAGCGAAGAAGCACTTCACAAACCGCTGACTGAGGTATTTCAGCTTTTGAACGCAGACACCCATGAAGTGCTTGGCGGCAGCATGCTGAGTGTGCTTAAAACAGGCAAAAATGTTGTATTTGACAAAAATGCTGTCTTGCTCTCTAAAACGGGTGAAAAACGTCCGGTCAAGAGTAAGTCCAAACCGGTGAAGGACAAAGACAACTGCATCCAAGGTATCGTACTTGTATTTAAAGAACTGGCCAGGAAAAACAAAAAACTTGCCAAAGCTGAATTCTTAAGCTTTCACGATCCGCTTACGGGCTTATACAACCGTAAGTTTTTTGAGGAAGAATTTAAAAGACTGAATACGGAAAGAAATTTGCCGATCTCTCTGGCCATCATTGACATTGATTACCTGGACGAGGTAAAGAAATCCTTCGGCAATGCCGAAGGAGACAACCTAATCAAAAGAGTCGCTGAAATAATTAAACAGGAATGCCGTGTTGACGATATCGTTGCCAGAGTCAGTGAAAATGAATTTATGATCTTGCTGCCAAAGACTAACTCCAAACAGGCCGATATTCTTGTGAACCGGATTAATGACTTGGTTGATAAGGAAAAATTAGGCGCCCTGAACCTTCCTTTATCTTTCGGCTGTGAACCAACAAAGAAGAAAGAAAATGAAATTGCCCTCATCTATAAAGAAGCTGCAGAAAAAACTCCTCCGCTTAAGAGCACAGCCAAAAACCTACCGACCAATGTTTTGATCGAAATCATCATGGAAACTCTGTACCATAAGAACGATATGGAAGAAAAAGAATCCGCCCAAGTAAGTAAGTTTTGTGCCGAAATCGGTCAAACCCTGGAATTGAGCGAGAAAAACATTGAAAATCTTGAGATGTTCGGACTCATCAGAAACATTGGCAAGGTCAGCCTTGACAGCAGGATTCTTCACAAACCGGACAAGCTGACTGATTCCGAGATGGCGGAAATTAAGCGTCATCCGGAGCTCGGCCATGAAATCCTCAGCACAATGAATGAGTATGCGCATCTCTCGGATTACGTCCTGGCCCATCATGAACGATGGGACGGGAAGGGATATCCCAAGGGACTGAAAGGTGAGGAAATCCCATTGGAAGCCCGGATTGTTGCGATTGCTGATGCTTACAATGCGATGACCAGCAGCCGTCCATACCGAAAAGCCTTAGACGAGGAAACCGCTGCTGAAGAAATCCTAAAAAATGCTGGAACCCAGTTTGATCCTCATCTGGCCAAAGTATTTGTCGAGAAGGTGCTTGGGAAAGAACATATAAAATAG
- a CDS encoding PIG-L deacetylase family protein, whose amino-acid sequence MKKKHWIPLLIIFVFITLAGVKWTLINSEANQNNPLPKAPDYSGVISDNPSTPSEPSADTSVSDQATIFYVPHPDDEVLNMGATVLEAQNHYQPIVLVLLTKGAASGAFKEVNDRLAAYTLPPITLAEFTEARVRDFYESARYLGIQTDNIYVYDLPDGQVTPASVREIILTFEAKYPQALHQAMSPSDTHPDHAASGTALHELQNENLVSSCRYIISRPLWDLNPAANITRSVSQENMIRYQNALNAYYVWNPDAGRYSTGILSTSYNFGLAQKILETHWTR is encoded by the coding sequence ATGAAAAAAAAACATTGGATACCGTTATTGATCATCTTTGTATTTATCACTCTTGCCGGGGTGAAGTGGACCCTGATAAACAGTGAAGCTAACCAAAATAATCCGTTGCCGAAGGCACCGGATTATTCTGGTGTTATTTCCGACAATCCTTCGACCCCGTCCGAGCCTTCAGCCGATACGTCGGTTTCTGATCAGGCGACTATCTTTTATGTCCCGCATCCGGATGATGAGGTTTTAAACATGGGAGCTACTGTCCTGGAAGCACAAAACCACTACCAGCCCATCGTCCTAGTGCTTTTGACCAAAGGTGCCGCAAGTGGCGCTTTTAAAGAAGTAAACGACCGGCTCGCGGCATATACCCTTCCACCTATCACGCTTGCTGAATTCACAGAAGCGCGCGTCCGGGATTTCTATGAATCAGCCAGATACCTCGGCATCCAGACGGATAATATTTATGTCTATGACCTTCCAGACGGTCAGGTGACTCCGGCCTCGGTCCGCGAGATTATCCTGACCTTTGAAGCCAAGTATCCACAAGCACTTCATCAAGCAATGTCCCCAAGCGATACCCACCCGGATCATGCCGCCTCGGGAACCGCACTTCATGAGCTTCAGAATGAGAACCTCGTATCCTCGTGCCGCTATATTATTTCCCGGCCGCTCTGGGACCTCAATCCAGCGGCAAATATAACGAGATCCGTCTCCCAGGAAAACATGATCCGATATCAGAACGCCCTGAATGCTTATTACGTCTGGAACCCGGATGCCGGACGCTACAGTACCGGTATCCTATCAACGAGCTACAATTTCGGCCTGGCCCAGAAAATTTTAGAAACCCACTGGACTCGGTAG
- a CDS encoding heparan-alpha-glucosaminide N-acetyltransferase domain-containing protein, whose product MKRITNRIKALDFARALSVLLLFLTFVPEGPLYGAYITHAPWFGYTAIDFAFPAFVTLSGTSMAIVYRKHVPWVRLIRRFFVLLIIGLIFNSLVSWEFQLSELRFTGVLQVLAFTGIMTALITRVSGKWFWPFTAGLLILAAYLGILLYTSQSFPGSLPSPDHNLSGMTDPFIFTKSHLYVHGDAGYDPEGICTLFSAIASTLFGYTAGLFLNNKNIGRNFLKILALAAVLLLLTPLLSNFIPIGKRLWTPSFVTLSSGATILVLAFAHLIWDPQIPVIRKLMAPFYWLFEAIGRNAILLYFGSSMVFSAIHHMILKMNGNTLSVFEFSYNWVKFWSSNPQLGFIAIYTGLWVLLAALLHWRKLYLTV is encoded by the coding sequence ATGAAAAGAATAACGAACCGGATTAAAGCCCTTGATTTTGCGCGGGCTCTGTCCGTACTGCTTTTGTTCCTGACCTTTGTTCCGGAAGGGCCTCTCTACGGGGCCTATATTACGCATGCTCCGTGGTTTGGTTATACCGCCATTGACTTTGCTTTTCCGGCCTTTGTGACACTTTCCGGAACCAGTATGGCGATTGTGTACCGCAAGCATGTGCCCTGGGTACGATTAATCAGAAGGTTTTTTGTGCTGCTTATCATTGGCCTGATTTTTAATTCCCTGGTATCCTGGGAATTTCAGCTTTCCGAGCTTCGCTTTACCGGAGTGCTTCAGGTTCTGGCTTTTACCGGAATTATGACAGCCCTGATCACCAGGGTATCTGGGAAATGGTTCTGGCCGTTCACTGCCGGACTACTTATTCTGGCTGCCTATCTTGGCATTCTCTTATATACAAGTCAATCTTTTCCGGGCAGTTTGCCCTCGCCGGACCATAATTTATCCGGAATGACTGATCCGTTTATTTTCACAAAGAGCCATCTTTATGTTCACGGCGATGCCGGATATGATCCGGAAGGAATATGTACACTTTTTTCCGCAATTGCCAGCACGCTTTTCGGTTATACGGCAGGTTTGTTTTTGAACAATAAAAACATTGGCCGAAATTTCTTGAAAATCCTGGCTCTGGCTGCTGTTCTTCTGCTACTTACCCCGCTGCTGTCCAACTTTATCCCAATAGGTAAACGACTCTGGACGCCGTCCTTTGTGACGCTGTCATCCGGTGCCACCATTCTTGTTTTGGCCTTTGCCCACTTGATCTGGGACCCGCAGATCCCGGTTATTAGGAAGCTCATGGCACCTTTCTACTGGCTGTTTGAGGCGATCGGCCGCAATGCGATCCTCCTGTATTTTGGTTCTTCGATGGTATTCTCCGCTATACATCATATGATCCTGAAAATGAATGGGAATACTCTCTCGGTTTTTGAATTTTCTTATAACTGGGTGAAATTCTGGAGTAGCAACCCTCAGCTTGGCTTTATTGCGATTTATACTGGACTCTGGGTCCTGCTAGCTGCCTTGCTGCACTGGCGTAAGCTTTATCTTACGGTGTGA